The genomic interval GACGTACGCGGCGCGGGGCTGTTCATGGGCCTGGAGATCATCAAGGCCGGCTCCGACGTCGGCGCCGACGCGCCGCCGGCGCCAGACGCGACAGTGGCGGACGCCATCGTGCAGCGCATGCGCGAACTCGGCGTGCTTCTCAGCGCGGACGGGCCGGACCACAACGTCATCAAGATCAAGCCGCCCATGGTGCTGGACGCCGACGACGTGGACACGGCGTTGCGCCTGCTGGAAACGACCCTGGACGAGGTGGCGCCTTGAGCGAACGGGCTCCGACACGAATGCACCGGGGCCGGTGCCGAAGGGGCCCATCCGGGACCGGCGGTGGAGCCTCCCGGAGGAGGCGCCCAACTCGCTGGCTTCTACTGAGAGAACCTTCCGTCAACCCTGACCGGGCGCGGCACGTTGGAGGGGAAGCGACCAATGCCGAGAGCCGGCCCGGCGCCCCCCCAGCAGTAGGTTACGCCGTCCTCGGCCAGGGCGCACGAATGAGAGAAGCCAAGGGACACCTGCGCGAACCTCTCGTCGGACGACACCCTCGTGGGGCGACTGGCACATGGCGCGCCGGAGCAGTCTTCCTGCGCGATATCGACGCCGAGTTGCCCCCGATGGTCGTCGCCCCAGCAATATAGAACGCCCTGCGTGTCGATCGCGCACACGTGACCCGACCCGACCGCAACCCCCTTGAACGCAACTCCAGCGGGCGTTTCGGCGCGAACCGGGACCGGGCTACGGTCCATGGACAAGTCTCCGATCCCCAGTTGACCGAAAACGTTGCTGCCCCAGCAATGGATATCCCCGCCAGCGGCCACCCCGCAGGACGTGATGTCGCCCACCGAGATGGTCTGGAAGCGTAGCCCGCCGGCAACAAGTACCGGGACAGCGGAGAAGCCCTGGTTTCCATCGCCGAGCTGGCCGAATCCATCGGAACCCCAACACCAGGCCGCCCCGTCCATAGCAATGGCACACGAGTGGTTGCGGCTCACGCTGATTGTTCGAACCCGTTCTTCAAGCTTCACCTTCGTCGGCGCGGCCCGCTCAGTGAACGTTTCGTCGCCGAGCGGGGGGGAGGCTGCGCCCCAGCAGTATGCCAGGCTGTCCACTCCGATCCCGCATACGCGTTCGCCGCCGCCGTCTATCTGCAGGAACCCTACGGGGCCGAGCACCGCCACCGGTTCGCGGGCGGGCTCCACGTGTTCCGTGCTGTCTCCAAGGAAGCCGACGCCCCAGCAGAACCCCTGGCCGTCGGCGCGCACGCCGCAAAGACCGTGATCTCCGATCAATGACAGACCGACATCGGCCATACGGATCGGATACTCCGAACATGAAGTGGCTCCGAATCCACAGTCGATTGGTGCGCCGGCCCCGAGTTGGCCTTCCCCGTCGTCCCCCCAGCACCATGCGATCCCGCCCGCATCGAGGCCACACAGGTGCGAGGATCCCGATTGGATGTCTCGAAGAACGAACGGCTGGGGATCGAATACGGAAATGAATACGCTGCCCGAGGCGGGAGACGAGTCAACAGTCCTCGCCCGGATCTCGGCCCTTCCCTCCGCGACCCCGGTTACGAGCCCAGCGTCGCTGACAGACGCGATACCGGGATCGACAGAAACGAAGGTGAACGCAATTCCATCGATCGGAAAGCCATTGCGGTCCAGAGCCGTCGCCGTAACTGCCGAGGTGTCCCCAACCATCAGAAGTCTGTCCGATGGCCCCACCGTGGCAAACCGGGGCGACTGCTGGACCCTGACGAAGAGGACATCTCTAAGTCCATCCGCTATTAGCTCGACAACGGTTAGGCCGTTCCCGGTAGAACGAACCCAATCGCCCGACAGCCTGGCGACCAGCGTATCCCCACTCGACAAGGACAGCTGGCCCGCAGCCAGGGCGTTCCCGTACTCGTCCCGAGCCACATGCATCAACGCGGCGGAGTCACCCAGCGCGTCGAAGGAGAGGGAGTCGGGCGACAGCGAAAGAACGCTGGCGACGCCAGCTTTGACATCGAGCCGGAACGTCAAGCTCAGGGTCGGCACCGAGGCCAGCGTCGCCGAGAGAAGTTGCTCGGTCGCGAGCTCTCCCAGGCGCCAAGCGACAGTGGTCTCGCCGGCCTCATCGGTGGGGCCTGCTCCGCTCACCTCTCCATGCGGAACCGGATCTCCACTTGGCGAGAGCCTCCTGGACTCCCACGCAACGGGAATTCCCTGCGCGGGATTTCCCTCGACGTCGAGCACGCGGACCGTCACCGGAAGGACATCGGTCGCCCGGGCGGTCGTCGGCAAGGTAGTGGCGGACACAATGCGGGCAGGTGGGAGATCCCCGGGTGGGGCCGTCCCGCCAGTATCTGCTCCACAAGCCGCGCCACCGACCACAGCGGCCAGCGCGACGGTAAACTTCGCCGTGGCGTTCACCCTCTGGCCCTCTCCAGCAGCACCATCATGAGCAGGCTGAGCACGACCAGGCCCTCGGTCGATTCGGGTAGGTCGATCACCTCTTCGATGTCGAACCGGCTTTCCAGGAAGGACGGCCGCTTCAGCATGCGGAAGACGACGCGCCCGTCCTCGGTGGCGACGCTGTAGGTGGGGTTGAAGACGTAACCCGAAAGCATGTTCACGATCGGGATCCCCCGGAATATCCCGTCGAAGAATTTCACCAGCGCGTTGTCCTCGGCGATGTGCAGCGCGACCTGGCCCTCGGGGCCGACTATGTCGTAGTGCGCCTTCCACAGGGACTTCATTCCTCGGCGCCGCAGCGCTCCGAACGGCTCTCCGGTGGCATCTCTGAATATGTACGAAGCGGAAAAATCCACGACGCGATCGGCCAGGATGGTGGCCAACTCGCGGGTCTGCGTTTCATCCGCGTACACGGTGACGGCTTCGCGCAGCTTGAAGGCTTTCTGCTTGACGAAGAAGACCAGGTCTCCGCGCGCATCGTGAACGCGGATCTGCGGGGAGATCGCCAGGATCTTGAATGTGAGTCGAAGGGGATAGTCCACGGCTCGCGTGTGGTGTGGGGTAGACTAGTCTGCGCGAAGCGGTTTGATCCTTCGGCCGGCGAGGGAATCTTCGATGAGCACCGCGAGCCTGCGGCGGCGCGTCCCTTCCCGCTTCGCGTCCATGATCCAGCGCGCCACATCCCGGCGGTAGGACGGTGGCTGAGACTCCAGGTACTCCCAAGCCGCCCCCGCGGCCTCGAGTTCTGCCAGGTAGTCGTCGCGCAGCGCTGCCGTTCCGCGCCATTCTGACTGCCTGCGGGCCTCGGCCTCGTCGGCTCCCGCAAAGGCCGCCAGTCCCGCGGGGGTCATGAGGCCGGCCGCTTCGAGCTCGCCGACCCGGCCTAGGTTGACAAGGCTCCACTTGCTGCCCGGCCGTCGCGGCGTGAACCGCACCTTGTAAGCGGACTCGTCCAAGGACCTGCGGAGGCCGTCGATCCAGCCGAAGCAGAGCGCCTGATCGCGCGACTCCTCCCAGGTCACGCTGGGTCGGCCCGTGGCCTTCTTGTAATAACCGACCCAGAGCAGGTCGGCCGATTCGTGGTGCTCGTCGAACCAGCCGCGCAGGTGGTTTGGAGTCGGAAAGAAGACGGGGTCGTCCAACGGCCGGTCGGCGCGTGCAGTCACGTTCCGGCGATCGCCGCGACGATCTCTCTGACCGCGTCGGCCATGTCGACCTCACCCCGCAGGTACCCTTCCCAGTGACGCTCGATGGGACCGCGCAGGCTCGGCCACGCGTTCGCGTACAAGCCCTGAGCGTAGAGGTAGGGCGAGTAGCTGGGGTAGCCGTGCTCGGCGAGGAGTCGACGCGTCTCGTAGCCCGC from Gemmatimonadota bacterium carries:
- a CDS encoding Ig-like domain-containing protein translates to MNATAKFTVALAAVVGGAACGADTGGTAPPGDLPPARIVSATTLPTTARATDVLPVTVRVLDVEGNPAQGIPVAWESRRLSPSGDPVPHGEVSGAGPTDEAGETTVAWRLGELATEQLLSATLASVPTLSLTFRLDVKAGVASVLSLSPDSLSFDALGDSAALMHVARDEYGNALAAGQLSLSSGDTLVARLSGDWVRSTGNGLTVVELIADGLRDVLFVRVQQSPRFATVGPSDRLLMVGDTSAVTATALDRNGFPIDGIAFTFVSVDPGIASVSDAGLVTGVAEGRAEIRARTVDSSPASGSVFISVFDPQPFVLRDIQSGSSHLCGLDAGGIAWCWGDDGEGQLGAGAPIDCGFGATSCSEYPIRMADVGLSLIGDHGLCGVRADGQGFCWGVGFLGDSTEHVEPAREPVAVLGPVGFLQIDGGGERVCGIGVDSLAYCWGAASPPLGDETFTERAAPTKVKLEERVRTISVSRNHSCAIAMDGAAWCWGSDGFGQLGDGNQGFSAVPVLVAGGLRFQTISVGDITSCGVAAGGDIHCWGSNVFGQLGIGDLSMDRSPVPVRAETPAGVAFKGVAVGSGHVCAIDTQGVLYCWGDDHRGQLGVDIAQEDCSGAPCASRPTRVSSDERFAQVSLGFSHSCALAEDGVTYCWGGAGPALGIGRFPSNVPRPVRVDGRFSQ
- a CDS encoding YdeI/OmpD-associated family protein, coding for MTARADRPLDDPVFFPTPNHLRGWFDEHHESADLLWVGYYKKATGRPSVTWEESRDQALCFGWIDGLRRSLDESAYKVRFTPRRPGSKWSLVNLGRVGELEAAGLMTPAGLAAFAGADEAEARRQSEWRGTAALRDDYLAELEAAGAAWEYLESQPPSYRRDVARWIMDAKREGTRRRRLAVLIEDSLAGRRIKPLRAD